Genomic DNA from Solanum pennellii chromosome 3, SPENNV200:
gtgaatgtctaattgtgtggagtccttgtaagatatggttaggaattcttcttggggaccaagtaaggttttccctataaataaagagttttcctgcattgtaaataagatttgtgaaagatctatgaaaCCTTGAATATACTTGAAGATGAATAATAAGCCTTCTCTCTTCTAcctactttcttctttttctaaatttatatagtttcataacataaataatattttatgttttaaaatgaaaaaaagctaaaaaaaacctcaaataagtaaataaaaaacataGCCCTTAGAGACATGTCACATCAGCGATTATAGATtcagatttatatatatgtagatTATTATTCTTTCGTTCCCTCTCGTGTCTGGTATTGAATAATTGCAGTAACATAGTCAAATGCCAATGTTATATAATAAtgttaaattttgtatataaaatacagTTATAATTTGTTATGTCATGGAAGATATGAaatgtttatttattcaattttatatacatTAGTTGTAAGCTGCTTATTGGATGGATTGAGCTAGCGGATTTATGCTTAACAACATGATTCATCAcgtatcaatttttaaatatactaaTTTACTAGACAATCAATAATCTATCAGTTAGTTCAATATTGAATTAGTTATTAACATATGGCCATCGAGTTGTattgggttttaaaaggtgtgaatgaaaaatgaagagttcGACTTTTATAaggagttgtgacttttatgaaaggttgcgacttttatgaaaagttacgactttatgaaaagttgcgacttttatgaaatgttctGGTCTTTTCTAAAGACTGTGACTTTttcggtaaggcacaataagaattttttcacactatcctttgttttctataaattgagggatttcatCCCATTCTAAGGAAGAATTTCTTGACTTCTTCTACTGCAACTATATAAAGTATTCAAAGTGTACTTTATTTCCGTTGAGTGGCTCGTTGAAACagcgttttgggtatcaatacactcGTGACTGAAATCATTTCATCCtaggaggacatattccaaatcaaacctcggatactagagaagaataatttccttaaggggacactgtgcattcattgggcttgatcttctttctgtttttccaGATTCTAGTATATTTTACggattttagatttgtgaattaatttctgttcttctattcttcactggttcattaaattTTGGTAACTTCGTATATCtacaaagtttgttggaatcagtaaaattctttaaacacagattgacaacaattcttctttaagaaaaatattttatatatttttttctaatatgttACTGATTCTAGTTTatctactagttttaattttctagttgtgaaaatgttcttaaactttgttgtgccttatcaagttcttcaaaattttgttctaagtatcttaggaatacaagatgaacaacaaactGTTGATAAGCCAAAGCAAGACTTCTCCGTGGGAACCCTCCGGTTAAGGAGGTCtgtctagtcaaataggcttcTAATAAGAAATTTGCTCATTCATTACTTGTGAGTCACAGGCCAAAATTCCAACAGAACCTGGAGCATGAACGAATCTTCCAGAAAGGAGTTTGATGGGTTGGAAGGACCCGGAAGAGGAAGTGGCTCCTCTAATCCTAGAGCATCACCCTCCGCTTCTCGATGACGACACCCGTGGAGCGGAGCTCGCGAGTAGGTTAAGAACCCTTTTATGGGGAAAAAATTATAGGGAAGAAATCATAGACGGTATTTGCTCAATCATCTcattctctttttcttcattttcactaACCAATATATTGATCttcaatcaaacaaaataattttttttagctcTACTTAAGCTGATAATTATGTAGTTGGAAATCACAGTGAGAAATATATGAAAATCTAAATTTTGAGGACGCATGCACATAACatttatttaacaaatataCTTACAATACTAACTACGTACGATAGTTTTTAATAGGCACGGTTTATCCAATAAGAAAACTAGCGAATTAATTTGTACACTCATTATCAATCCGATAATTCAATACCTACCATTTAGGTTCTgaacaaaatttcaaaagttaagCTAAAAAGCAACGTTTATATATTATCCCTTTAAATGATGATAATGCTAAGCTACAaaaggatgatgatgattgCAGAATGTATCATGAAAACAGTAATTTCTTATTTGAAACAAGGTGGAGTTATCTTAACTCTTAAGCAAGAAGGTAAAGATTAATTAACTAAGATAAAATGGTAAAGCTAGTtatcttatttatatttatatctatACATTTAAATTACACTATTAAAATAGTGCAGGGATAAAAAGTCCTCCGAAATTTAATATCGTTACAACAATTTCGatcaaaatttatgtatttcagACCTTTTCTCTTCTTAAAGTCTAACTACTATATCATAGAGAATTTAAGCTATATTTCATCTAAAAATAAAGGGTACcaatttcaaattgaattgTAACATTTTACTTGACTAAATGTTTTTTAATAGATGTTTGTTCCTCAAGTTGTAATggcttttaatatatattatggtATAATCTTGAAAGTGATAGTTGCAACAGAGAAGGGCACTAGGGTCATGAATCATGATGTGCTACTTCTTAGGAATTTAGTAACTTTCACatagatattatatttatattgataaaatctcttatatatatataagaaatattagTTAAGAGTTCAGTAACAAATTAATTTTCGATTCAAGAGTGGAAATGAAACTTGCTTAAGCTTGAAGGTTCGATTCCTCTTGAGCATTTAATAATatggttttaaatttaattttgaaataacttaaaattcatATCTTAAATTCGCCCGAGCAAATAATTATCACATAAAGTTAACactgaagttatatcaaattttcaaaaagacaccttaaTTTTACAACCGTCTTATCACCCCACTAAATAACTTTGAATAGATATAATTACATCATTTTTCGCGCACCTGACATAGTGATTGGTGTGCACTCACTCAAAGAGAGTGAGCAacctataataaataatataattttattttttataagtactttattataaaatatattttcttatttttcatgttattttaacttgttttcctttttatttttctttctctatcttctttcttcttcaaaaatccaTTCTCATCTCCATCCATTAAAGCTTCTTACTTTCAATGTCATCATTCTTATCATAACTTCATCTTccttttttattactattaattttactctctttaattttaaaattttatctaaatattttcttaaatttcgaacaatttgataaatcgattagatttcaagatgattagtaAGTATCATATAGTGTTTTTATATTcgatttcaattaagttctttcaatttttgggaactaattgattcttttaaaattatcatttctaattttgaatttatatgaaaatgagtagttTATGATACCTTCTaaattttctaagaaaaataattaattttgctattttataattcaataaaatctaaaaaaataatatgatttttataaaaaattgaccagaaaaagaaaaagaaaacaaaaaactgGGAGCAGGGCTCAATTTGACATGGGGTGTaggaggtgaagaaaaaaaagataattgagGAATGAATCACTTGAAAGTGGGATGTGGAAGATGAATGtgaaatttaagataaattaaaattaaaagtcaaaaagtaagagagagaaataaagttaaaaaaaagttaaaggaaaaacttaaaattaaaaaaatacattttaaattaaactagCATGTGTCATATAATGATTGGTGTGTAAACACATTTTCTTCTTAAAACTTGAGGCTGATCAAAAAATggtacaataatatatattcaaaattgtttaatGGGAGTAATAGAACagttacaaaattaaaatttctttttacaaATTTGAGACAACATCAATgatcactttatgtcttttctcgaCGAAACTATTGAACTTTGAAAAAGATGCGCATGGCATGGCTAGGATTCCCTTTCACATGCTATGATGATTTGTTTATTGttaatttagtttaatttatgCTAATTAATTACTGTCATGTTTATCCCGACAACTTATGGCCCTGTTTCCCATCTTCAAACTTGGGATTTTAAATCCTAATTAACACCTAATAAAGATTGGATCAAAACACCTAGATAATCAAAATTATCCCACTAATTGTGTTTTGTTTAATGTCAAAGGTATCTTTTATCACGTGGCACAGTCATAACTACGTCCtttaacatttttaatttttttttttaaaattgaaagaaagtTTTATCCTTTAGGGgttctttatttaattatatggaTTAACTAAACCTTAATTAACTTTAGACAGCTTTATATATTATCTAATTTAGTCCATCTCTGTGGACAGCTATTGATCCAATAAAACACACATCACACATGACATTCCACTAATCATAGTATTTCCAAGACCAAGGGATGGTATACCACAATTACTAGGATGCTAGATCTTTTTTATCTGCTTTTTTGTATGAAAAGACCAGATGtatttttagattaaattattaattgaaagtgtttttaaatgatttttacaGTCTTCTTTAACCCTAGAATAATATGTGCATCAGGTAAATctttaggggtcgtttggtacaaagattAGTAATGCAGAGATTAGTAATGTAGGGAAATGCAGAAATTGGTAATGtagggattagtaatgcagggattatttttatcaagtatttGGTTTTGTTCCTTACCTAATTTTTTGTGtggtttaaaagttttttttaaaaaaatctttccaATTATACTTTAGAGTTATtatgagattttttatttttaatgtaattgAGTCGATGTAGATAATTAAcgaagaatattattttttataacatttttaactaGCTAGgagaataaaaattttattgtcatattcactattttctcacttaaattatttgagaataaataattgtcatcataataaatttgaattaatatctcaaaaggtcACACAACTACAAtgatttataaagaaaatttattgaactttgttttgtatcaataaattttaaaaaaattctttatcataaaataaaatgaaaataaaaataaatgtagcaaaataaattaaactatttttatactcgagatgtgtgtgtgtgtgtgtgtgtgtatatatatatatatatatatatatatacacaagtAGTCTGAAACAAGagtgtgtgtgtgagtgtgtgtgtgtgtgtgtgtgtgtatatatatatatatatatatatataNNNNNNNNNNNNNNNNNNNNNNNNNNNNNNNNNNNNNNNNNNNNNNNNNNNNNNNNNNNNNNNNNNNNNNNNNNNNNNNNNNNNNNNNNNNNNNNNNNNNNNNNNNNNNNNNNNNNNNNNNNNNNNNNNNNNNNNNNNNNNNNNNNNNNNNNNNNNNNNNNNNNNNNNNNNNNNNNNNNNNNNNNNNNNNNNNNNNNNNNNNNNNNNNNNNNNNNNNNNNNNNNNNNNNNNNNNNNNNNNNNNNNNNNNNNNNNNNNNNNNNNNNNNNNNNNNNNNNNNNNNNNNNNNNNNNNNNNNNNNNNNNNNNNNNNNNNNNNNNNNNNNNNNNNNNNNNNNNNNNNNNNNNNNNNNNNNNNNNNNNNNNNNNNNNNNNNNNNNNNNNNNNNNNNNNNNNNNNNNNNNNNNNNNNNNNNNNNNNNNNNNNNNNNNNNNNNNNNNNNNNNNNNNNNNNNNNacacacacacactcacacacacactCTTGTTTCAGACTACTTGTATAATGTTTAATGGACTTTCTTTAAGAGACTGtattttacttatgaattgttcttaaattcatacatcaacattagcatattagtcggattataatattttatattaataataaatagattaaataactcatatttagaatcaaaaaattatatttaaataataaaatttgtaagctaatttttttaaataaatttattagtataaatataaaatataaaatataaaatataaaaatataaacaaaatgatTAAAAGGATTTGAGGGATTTTTGTCTTTACCTAGATTAGTCCCATGGTATTAGAGCTAATACCaccaaatggaaggtattagtTATCCTTAGATTGATAATACATAGACCCAAAATTCCTATCAaacatagtattaaataatacaaCACATAATACTTGGACTATTTCTCCTAATACTTCCTACCAAAAGACCCCTTACTGTATAATAATCTGCAAACATACGTAAACTGCATTCGACAAGCTCGACTCATAAGATATTGATGGTATCGATCCCTGGATGGTGTTGAAGGAAATGCCAAAACAATATATTCTAACAAACAAACTAGTTAATTAGCTAAAACCTAAAGCTATTAAGTAATTAGCTTTCTAGCTATATATCCAATTAATCTAGACAAGTTTCATGGCCTTAAATTTTCAATCCCTTTACCGTTTCCCaaatttaactaaattatatatatagaatatttcAACCAATTGACTATGAAATCTGACCAATACGTTGGGATAAAATCTGTGTACATTCTATTACTCATCTCAAAATTTTACTTGTGaaattacattaaatatattattgttggaTCTGAAAGATACATGTGAGCATCAAGAGAGAAAGGAGGAGTAGCTAGCTCTATAAATGAAGTCCCAACAACTAACATTTTCTTCAAAGTATTCCTTTCTTCACTCTCTAGTTATATATTcactttaatttcattttctaCATTAGTAAGCAAAACCAATATATAACAAGAGAGAATAGGAAAAGGGATTAAATATGAAAGGCAACAAGGTTGATGATCAAATGGAACTCATCTCTCACTTCTACCCTCAAATTTACTCCCAACTAGCACAACAACAAGGTTAGAATTACAACTTCAACTTTAATTTCTTAGTGTAGAATTAgttgtagttttttttaaaggaaaaggaTCAAATTTACCTTTGTACTCTTCAAACAAAGTTATGTTCACTATTCTTTATACTTCCAATAGTCCAACTTTGATCAGCACATATTTACTCTTGAACTGTTTTAATTCTCCTATAGACAATTAAACATTACTTTTATCTCTTTAGAAGAGACGGTGAAACCGCGaaggagaaggaagaagaacaaagtTGAAGGGAGAGACAATACTAGTGAAGTTGTGATGAGGAAGAGGAATTTGCTAAGTGAAGAACAAGTTAATCTTCTTGAACGAAGTTTCGGGGACCAACACAAGCTAGAGACGGAGAGGAAGGCCAAGCTTGCTTCTGAGCTTGGCCTTGATCCACATCAAGTCGCGGTGTGGTTCCAAAACAGGAGGGCTAGATGGAAGAACAAGAAACTCGAGGAGGAATACTCTAAGTTAAAAACTCAACATGAGGATATCATCATTGAGAAATATCGTCTTGAAACTGAGGTACATATGTGGCCCTTGATGTGTCACTACTATTATAATTATTGGTAATCgagtaaaattaaaaagttcatTAATATTTTGATGTCTTAATGATTATTAGTATGACTTAGAGTGAGTTGTATCATATATGTATGCcttttctctatatataaattttcatttaaaaaatttaaaaattctaaatattcaGATTCATCGAAGATTTATTAGTTTGACCCTTATACTCAAAGTGTGCATTTTCTTTTCAGGTGTTGAAGATGAAAGATCAATTGTGTGAAGCAAAAAAGAAGATAGAAAGGCTATTATTGGAACGTAAAATTGATATTTCAAGTAATAATAGCCCAACTTCATCATTAATATTCTCAATGGAACAATCACATTTTAGTCTTGGGGAGTTTGGAATGGAAGGGCAATTAATGGATAATAATATGTTGTTTATTGCTGATTATCAGAGCACTTATATGACTCTTTGGGATGATTAGAATGGgtttaagtttataattttatgatgtattatatTATCATCATCCATGTATAAGTTTTAAATGTAAGAAATATGTACATTCTTTCTTTTGCAACTTGTTTGTGGTAATTAACTactccctttattttattttatttaacctATATTAACTGGACActcttttaaaaacaaaattaacctCATTAAAAATTCGATCTCTAGTATTTTGTATAGTTATTTAATAAGAtagtagaaaagaaaataataaataacttttgatttgctaaaatgaataaaatacttCCTTTGATTCATATTATTTGACCTATGTTAACGTGACACACTTTACTAAAACTTTAACTAGAGATGTATTTCAATAAACTAACGTTATTCACGGTGTTTTGAAACTCcaaaattgacaaataaaataaaatatttgtttttatactaaaactaattagtaaaattaaacgagtaaaagacatttttttcttttggattaGGAGATCATTTGATTCATAGTACTTCctctgttcatttttatttgtcatgttacacttttcgaaagtcaatttgactaattttaatagttgaattagattacattaattcaatattttaaacaaaaaaattagatattaaaaacctatacgaaaagtactatacattgcaattttttgcatatctaTAAAATGACATATTGTAAAGTTTTAGTCAAAGtgtttatagtttgactctaaaaatgaaaagtatgaTAATTAATAGTGAACGGAGGAGTATacattatgaaattatttaatttcgtGGTTTGTTGGATTTTGTAAGTCTACTACATTACATACACTCCCCATAGATGGCTCAAATTAAGGTGACAATTATGGACGGTTCAATTCAAAggttttaaaaaactaaaagaagAGAATTTGTAAAATTAGaccacttattttaaaatatatattgagaAAGATAAAATGCACCACTTATTTTCAAAAGGGATAATACATATAggtcaaaataatattttgtatatactTAAGTGGATTCCAAATGTGAGGTTTAAATATCAAGGACGGATTTAAGGTATGTTACATGTTTGATTCTCTagttatattaaaaaatctattaaaTACATATGATTTCTTTTACCCTTCTTTGGAGTTTCCACATCTTTTGCTTCTTTGATAACTTGAAGTCGCAATTTCTGAGTTGAAAGTGAAGGGTGCTTATCATCCAAGCAACTCCCTCTCGTCAAATACATACGGATTATTTGTTGGGAgtccatgaaaaatttatttcttgGTCTAAAGGTGGAAATGGAACTTGCTTAAGCTTGAACGTTCGTTCCTCTTGGACACTTTTAATAAAATTCTTCAATATTCTAAATCgtgaaaaatttataaacttaaaTCAGAATTCATCTCGATAAGTAACATCTAgattggaaaattgaactttgaaaaatatgcGCATGGCGTGGCTAGGATTCATGCTTCGATAATTTGTTTATTGTTAATTTATGCTAATTAATTGGTGTCATGTTTATCCCGACAACTTAAGGCCTTGTTTCCCATCTTAAAACTTGAGATTTTAAATCCTAATTAACACTTAATAAAGATTGGATCAAAACACCTACTTACTTCATGGCTAATCAGAATTATCCCACTAAttgtattttaatgtttttatcaTTACTATACTAATGTCAAAGGTATCTTTTATCACATGGCACAG
This window encodes:
- the LOC107014131 gene encoding homeobox-leucine zipper protein ATHB-40-like, giving the protein MKGNKVDDQMELISHFYPQIYSQLAQQQEETVKPRRRRKKNKVEGRDNTSEVVMRKRNLLSEEQVNLLERSFGDQHKLETERKAKLASELGLDPHQVAVWFQNRRARWKNKKLEEEYSKLKTQHEDIIIEKYRLETEVLKMKDQLCEAKKKIERLLLERKIDISSNNSPTSSLIFSMEQSHFSLGEFGMEGQLMDNNMLFIADYQSTYMTLWDD